The DNA region CAAGACCGTTTGTGAATATAGCATAGGTAGCATAGCAGTAGATCTTGTTTGCATTGCGCTTTTTCAGTTCAACTGCAACTTCCAGCATGGATTCACCCGAAGAAATGATATCGTCAGCTATGAAAACGTCCTTGCCCTTAACGTCGTTGCCCATATACTCGTGTGCTACGATGGGGTTTCTGCCGTTTACAACTGTTGAGTAATCACGTCTCTTGTAGAACATACCCATATCAACGCCCAGTACGGAAGCGTAGTACATATTTCTGTTGATAGCTCCCTCGTCAGGAGATACGATCATGAAATGCGCCTTGTCGGGCTTGAAATCGTCCAGACTTCTGAACATTGATTTCAGAACCTGATAGGAGGGAATAATGTTGTCAAAGCCCATCAGAGGAACTGCGTTCTGAACTCTGGGGTCGTGTGCGTCGAATGTCAGAACATTTGATACGCCCATAGCCTGGAGTTCCTGTAATGCAACAGCACAGTCAAGAGATTCACGGTAATTTCTGCGATGCTGTCTGCCGCCGTAAAGTGAAGGCATGATAACATTTATACGGTGACACTTACCGCTTGCTGCCTGAATGATACGCTTGAGATCCTGATAGTGGTCGTCAGGCGACATATAATTTTCGTGACCGAAGTAATTGTACTTTACACTGTAATTACCCATATCACAGAGAATGAAAAGATCATTACCTCTTACGGTCTGTTTGATAAGACCCTTGCCGTCACCAGATGAAAATCTGGGACACTCAGCATCAACCAGGAATGTCTCCTTAAAGAAATTGTCCTCATTAGCCCACTTAACCAGATAAGCGTTGACCTTTTCTCCCAGTTCCTTAGCACCCTCCATAGGGATAAGTCCCAGAGGAGCCACTCTGGAATCGTTGTCAAATAAGATCTTGTCAGCACTGCCCATTATCTTACATACCTCCATATTATACATAGCGAATTTTTCCGCCTTATTCCAATTAACATTATAACTTATAATCTTTGCTTTTACAAGGGTTTTTTCAGAAATTTAACAGTTTTTCATTATTTGACCAAAATTATACTTTTTTGCAAAAACAATTTTTGCAGTTAGTGATAACAAAATAATTCATATAAGCGCCGCTACTATATAATTTTAGAAATAGAGTATATATTTGCAGGATTAGTAATTAAAAAATGCAAAAATACCCTTTACATTTTCATAAATATGTTGTATAATAATATTCGGAAATTTGAGACATTATGGAGGAATTTAAAATGATAGTTACTTGTCTTGACCTTGAGGGCGTTCTGGTTCCTGAAATATGGATAGCTTTTGCAGAAGCCAGCGGTATCCCCGAGCTTAAAAAGACCACAAGAGATGAACCTGATTATGATAAGCTCATGCAGTATCGTCTTGCTATACTCAAAGAGCATGGTCTGGGTCTGAAGGAGATACAGGATACCATTGCAAAAATCGATCCTATGCCCGGTGCTAAGGAGTTTCTTGATGAACTCAGAGACTGCTGCCAGGTACTTATCCTGAGTGATACTTTCACACAGTTCGCAAAGCCCCTTATGAAGAAGCTTGGTATGCCTACCATATTCTGCAATGAACTGGTAGTTGCTGACAACGGCGAGATCACAGGCTACAAGATGCGTTGTGAGAAGTCAAAGCTCACTACTGTTAAGGCTCTTCAGTCCTGCGGTTTCGAGACTATTGCAAGCGGTGACAGCTACAACGATCTCGGCATGATACTGAACAGTCGTGCAGGTTATCTGTTCAGAAGCACTGATCAGATAAAGGCTGATTATCCTCAGCTTCCCGCATTCGAGACTTATGATGAACTTCTTTCAGCTATCAAGGCTGAGATAGCTAAATAAGATAAATCGGCATTACAGACACCGACTTTTGGTCGGTGTCTTTTTGTGTTGCTGTGACCAATTATTGGATGTCGTATGAAATTTATTTTATTGACTAATTTATATACAAATACTTGACATATATTGATTTAATATGTTATAATATGTTAAACTAGTGAAAATAGGGGGGAGCTTTATAATGGAAGTAGATTTCATAAGCGTGAACAAAGTAAAGCTCAGATCAAAAAAACGGTTTGAACATTGGCAGATTATTTCTATCTATTTGTTCATGTACGATATCATTGTAAGTGCAGGCAGTTATTTTGCCGCACTTTGGCTGAGATATGATCTGAGTTTTACAAAGATACCAAGGGAATATCTTAAAGCATATGCGTATTTTATGCCTATATATATCGCGGCAGTATTCCTTGTTCATGGCTATAACAAGCTTTACAGAAGTATATGGAGATTTGCAAGCTATTCCGAGTTGAAGCGTGTATCATTTGCAACGGCTGAGCTTGCTGTCATTCATACGGTGCTGATAACAGTGATATTCAGACGTATGCCTGTATCTTACTATATAGTGGGTGCTATGCTGCAGTTTTGTTTAGTTATCGGTATCAGATTCTGTTACCGATTTATCCTGCTCGAACGTGAACGGATTTCAGAGCGAGGTAAAGAGTGCGACAGAAGATATAAGCGTGTTATGCTGATTGGTGCGGGCAATGCAGGTCAGATGATCATGAGAGATATTGAACAGTCCACCACACTTCGTGAAAAGGTCGTTTGTATCATCGATGATAACCCTAATAAGTGGGACAGATACATAGACGGTGTTCAGATCGTCGGCGGACGTGATGACATACTTCTGTCGGTGCAGAAGTATAACGTCAATGCTATATATGTTGCTATTCCAAGTGCTTCGCCCGAAGACAGACGTGATGTGCTGAATATATGCAAGGAAACAGGCTGTGAATTGAAAAACCTTCCAGGTATATACCAGCTTGTAACAGGCGATGTTTCTGTTGCTAAGATGAAAGACGTCGCTATCGAAGATCTGCTTGGCAGAGAACCTATCGAGATGGATATGTCTGAAGTCTATGACAGTATTCAGGGCAAGGTCGTCCTTGTTACAGGCGGCGGCGGCTCCATTGGCAGTGAACTTTGCCGTCAGGTCGCAAAGCATAATCCAAAACAGCTCATAATCTTCGATGTTTATGAGAATAACGCATATGAGATACAGATGGAACTCAGACGCAATATGCCTGACCTTAACCTTGTTGTGCTTATTGGTTCTGTGCGCGATAATAAGCGTATTAACGAAGTTTTTGAGAAGTATCACGTTGATATAGTATACCACGCTGCTGCGCACAAGCACGTTCCCCTTATGGAGGA from Ruminococcus albus AD2013 includes:
- the thrH gene encoding bifunctional phosphoserine phosphatase/homoserine phosphotransferase ThrH gives rise to the protein MIVTCLDLEGVLVPEIWIAFAEASGIPELKKTTRDEPDYDKLMQYRLAILKEHGLGLKEIQDTIAKIDPMPGAKEFLDELRDCCQVLILSDTFTQFAKPLMKKLGMPTIFCNELVVADNGEITGYKMRCEKSKLTTVKALQSCGFETIASGDSYNDLGMILNSRAGYLFRSTDQIKADYPQLPAFETYDELLSAIKAEIAK
- a CDS encoding polysaccharide biosynthesis protein → MEVDFISVNKVKLRSKKRFEHWQIISIYLFMYDIIVSAGSYFAALWLRYDLSFTKIPREYLKAYAYFMPIYIAAVFLVHGYNKLYRSIWRFASYSELKRVSFATAELAVIHTVLITVIFRRMPVSYYIVGAMLQFCLVIGIRFCYRFILLERERISERGKECDRRYKRVMLIGAGNAGQMIMRDIEQSTTLREKVVCIIDDNPNKWDRYIDGVQIVGGRDDILLSVQKYNVNAIYVAIPSASPEDRRDVLNICKETGCELKNLPGIYQLVTGDVSVAKMKDVAIEDLLGREPIEMDMSEVYDSIQGKVVLVTGGGGSIGSELCRQVAKHNPKQLIIFDVYENNAYEIQMELRRNMPDLNLVVLIGSVRDNKRINEVFEKYHVDIVYHAAAHKHVPLMEDSPCEAIKNNAIGTYKTAYAAMRSGCQRFVLISTDKAVNPTNIMGASKRLCEMIIQTFDYMVKNGRCGELPRIHAHMTGEDWEADEVLENFTPHTQFCAVRFGNVLGSNGSVIPLFKKQIAEGGPVTVVDKNINRFFMSIPEAVSLVLQASILGNGSEIYVLDMGEPIKIDTLARNLIKLSGHKPDVDIKIIYTGLRPGEKLYEEKLMSEEGLKRTKNQKIHIGQPIPFEYEKFIKDIKELMDIAYTEDEYRVYEKVCEVVTTFHPTSAPVKPVLSSSNVKQAVNV
- a CDS encoding ribose-phosphate pyrophosphokinase, producing MGSADKILFDNDSRVAPLGLIPMEGAKELGEKVNAYLVKWANEDNFFKETFLVDAECPRFSSGDGKGLIKQTVRGNDLFILCDMGNYSVKYNYFGHENYMSPDDHYQDLKRIIQAASGKCHRINVIMPSLYGGRQHRRNYRESLDCAVALQELQAMGVSNVLTFDAHDPRVQNAVPLMGFDNIIPSYQVLKSMFRSLDDFKPDKAHFMIVSPDEGAINRNMYYASVLGVDMGMFYKRRDYSTVVNGRNPIVAHEYMGNDVKGKDVFIADDIISSGESMLEVAVELKKRNANKIYCYATYAIFTNGLASFDKAYADGIIDGVFGTNLTYRTPELLKRKWFHEVDVAKYIAYYIAALNHDASISEVIDPHKKISALLDKYDIKKGN